The following coding sequences lie in one Allochromatium vinosum DSM 180 genomic window:
- a CDS encoding STAS domain-containing protein, with protein sequence MNTRPEHPNDDRLILSGDLTIYTVAETLNRLRPHLGEHPTGELDLSGITELDGAGIQLLLWLRETARLRGITLRLSAHGSVVDEVLDLLQLGDLFDPGSADAAVGDEA encoded by the coding sequence ATGAACACACGACCGGAACACCCGAACGACGACCGGCTGATACTCAGCGGCGATCTGACCATCTACACGGTGGCCGAGACGCTGAATCGGCTGCGCCCGCATCTGGGCGAGCACCCCACCGGCGAGCTCGATCTCTCCGGGATCACGGAGCTGGATGGCGCCGGGATCCAGCTCCTGCTCTGGCTGCGCGAGACGGCGCGCCTGCGGGGGATCACGCTGCGACTGAGCGCCCATGGGTCGGTGGTGGACGAGGTGCTGGACCTGCTCCAGCTCGGCGACCTGTTCGATCCCGGTTCCGCCGACGCGGCGGTGGGAGACGAGGCATGA
- the iscB gene encoding RNA-guided endonuclease IscB, which produces MAVFVLDKQKHPLMPCTEKRARLLLERGRAVVVRLAPFTLRLKDRIGGAVQPLRLKLDPGSRVTGLAIVRESETGDADTGAVERLEHGLWLGELAHRGQAIREALTLRRHYRRARRSRKTRYRAPRFLNRPRREGWLPPSLQHRLDTTLNWVARLRRLAPITALSQELVRFDTQALQNPEISGVEYQQGELAGYEVREYLLETWHRTCAYCGATHVPLEIEHIVPRARGGSDRVSNLTLACRACNQRKANQSIEDFLKRQPALLHRIQAQAQAPLQDAAAVNATRWALLNALQTTGLAVETGSGGRTKFNRTRLDIPKTHALDAACVGAVDQVRDWNRPVLAIRATGRGAYRRTRTFNNGFPRGYLMRHKRVHGFQTGDWVRAEVPKGKKAGVHVGRVAVRQTGSFNIQAQGGTVQGVSYRHCRVLQRADGYGYAFQPKPDAEKARRAA; this is translated from the coding sequence ATGGCGGTATTCGTACTCGACAAACAGAAACATCCGCTGATGCCGTGCACGGAGAAACGCGCGCGGCTGTTGCTGGAGCGCGGACGCGCGGTGGTGGTGCGTCTGGCCCCCTTCACCCTTCGGCTGAAGGATCGAATCGGCGGCGCGGTTCAACCACTGCGCTTGAAGCTCGATCCGGGCAGTCGCGTCACGGGGCTGGCCATCGTTCGCGAATCCGAGACCGGCGATGCGGACACGGGCGCGGTCGAGCGCTTGGAGCATGGGCTGTGGCTTGGGGAACTGGCGCATCGCGGTCAGGCGATCCGGGAGGCGCTGACGCTGCGGCGTCACTATCGCCGAGCACGCCGGTCTCGGAAGACCCGCTACCGGGCGCCGCGTTTTCTGAATCGCCCCCGCCGTGAGGGCTGGTTGCCGCCGTCGTTACAGCATCGGCTCGACACGACGCTCAACTGGGTGGCGCGGCTGCGCCGGCTCGCCCCGATCACCGCCCTCAGTCAGGAACTGGTGCGTTTCGATACCCAGGCGCTCCAGAACCCGGAGATCTCCGGTGTGGAGTACCAACAGGGCGAACTGGCGGGCTACGAAGTGCGTGAATACCTGCTGGAGACATGGCACCGCACCTGCGCCTATTGTGGCGCGACGCACGTACCGCTGGAGATCGAGCACATCGTTCCACGCGCGCGGGGCGGCTCGGATCGGGTCTCGAACCTGACGCTCGCCTGCCGAGCCTGCAATCAGCGCAAGGCGAACCAGTCCATCGAGGACTTTCTGAAACGCCAACCGGCGCTCCTGCACCGGATCCAAGCCCAGGCCCAAGCGCCGCTTCAGGACGCCGCCGCCGTCAATGCCACGCGCTGGGCGCTGTTGAACGCGCTCCAGACCACGGGCCTCGCGGTCGAGACCGGCTCGGGCGGACGCACCAAGTTCAATCGCACGCGCCTGGACATCCCCAAAACCCATGCCCTCGATGCCGCCTGTGTCGGCGCCGTCGATCAGGTGCGCGACTGGAACCGCCCGGTCCTGGCCATCCGCGCCACCGGGCGCGGCGCTTACCGCCGCACGCGCACGTTCAACAACGGCTTCCCGCGCGGCTATCTGATGCGCCACAAGCGCGTCCACGGCTTCCAGACCGGCGATTGGGTGCGCGCCGAGGTGCCTAAGGGCAAGAAGGCCGGCGTGCATGTCGGGCGCGTGGCGGTGCGCCAAACGGGATCGTTCAACATCCAGGCCCAGGGCGGAACCGTTCAGGGGGTTTCTTACCGCCATTGCCGCGTCCTCCAGCGCGCTGACGGCTATGGCTACGCCTTCCAACCTAAACCAGATGCGGAGAAGGCGAGACGGGCGGCCTGA